A genomic window from Mesorhizobium shangrilense includes:
- a CDS encoding relaxase/mobilization nuclease domain-containing protein — translation MHSGAATALSRATGNNAVVVKVLSYGAGSGSARNVLAYQSKEERAHDQDGREVSDLNRAVREWEREFGNRKGSKDIVRFSYELEKTDRGSVARALDSLAGEGFRHAGDTDRTYAFSVSAGVNGQTRLHLALVIAHEKKSRADRSSDNRIPAELDDIRAIDARLDSALRKEGIKPISRYPVDFASGPKGLTATLHAMQRDGADVTLSTKSHIKQRGGKSGVYERSDDRREITTTDHKEITTEGKTIAALMQTRQPRDFMHLLLSGPANVDRDQFVLAGRDFLKEQFAGHRYAYAVHNRHDMEKHPHLHVIVSLRHAGGKMINPNIRDFTEWRLRFADKARDRGIAIDRQKRVERAGPPPVKRWEWEMFRRMGATAPTNVIDKVMSKVRDKPTAPKLEIAREKFDQTKRSINRVIDMLEGLAKDKTAPSTARELSQDLSVGLRREYNRLEAAIREGRDPTQEKGHDHMLRSTPISTGQAKTAKEALAQTAVSVAAKIANPADRIIFEQATKVIGKVVGLQLDARAAKEKDRGQDNRKSTSLETKSAAGRDHVAEQGTLNKTSNNRTIDAARIASANASHDVRENDREERGRDRQEEQQRDREVAKTIKLRPPQEKDRDRSR, via the coding sequence GTGCACAGCGGCGCCGCTACCGCCCTCAGCCGAGCAACTGGCAACAATGCCGTCGTCGTCAAGGTTCTGTCCTACGGTGCTGGATCCGGATCGGCCCGGAACGTTCTTGCCTATCAAAGCAAAGAAGAACGGGCACACGACCAGGACGGCCGTGAAGTTTCGGATCTGAACCGAGCTGTCAGGGAGTGGGAGCGAGAATTCGGAAACCGAAAAGGCAGCAAGGATATCGTCCGCTTCAGCTACGAGCTTGAAAAAACGGATCGCGGAAGTGTCGCTCGAGCCCTGGACTCATTGGCAGGGGAGGGGTTCCGTCACGCCGGCGACACCGATCGAACATACGCATTCAGTGTGAGCGCTGGCGTCAACGGACAGACCCGGCTCCACCTGGCGCTTGTCATCGCTCATGAAAAGAAAAGCCGAGCCGACCGGAGCAGCGACAATCGGATCCCGGCCGAGCTCGATGACATTCGGGCCATCGATGCTCGTCTAGACAGTGCCTTGCGCAAGGAGGGTATCAAGCCGATTTCCCGCTATCCCGTCGACTTTGCATCAGGCCCCAAAGGACTGACGGCAACCCTGCACGCCATGCAGCGCGACGGCGCTGATGTCACCCTGTCGACAAAATCCCATATCAAGCAGCGCGGGGGAAAAAGCGGGGTCTATGAGCGATCCGACGATCGTCGCGAAATCACGACCACGGATCACAAGGAAATCACGACCGAGGGCAAGACCATCGCCGCTCTGATGCAAACGCGCCAACCTCGTGATTTCATGCACCTGTTGCTATCAGGCCCCGCCAATGTCGATCGCGATCAATTCGTCCTGGCCGGCCGAGACTTCTTGAAAGAGCAATTCGCAGGGCACCGATACGCCTATGCCGTTCATAACCGACATGACATGGAAAAGCACCCGCACCTCCATGTCATTGTCTCATTGCGCCATGCTGGCGGGAAGATGATCAACCCAAACATTCGTGACTTTACCGAATGGCGGCTCCGTTTTGCAGATAAGGCGCGCGATCGCGGAATTGCGATCGACAGGCAAAAGCGCGTCGAGAGGGCAGGTCCTCCTCCCGTCAAAAGATGGGAATGGGAAATGTTCCGGCGCATGGGAGCTACTGCGCCGACCAATGTCATCGACAAGGTGATGTCAAAGGTCCGAGATAAGCCGACAGCTCCGAAGCTGGAGATTGCGAGAGAAAAATTCGACCAGACTAAAAGATCTATCAACCGTGTTATTGATATGCTCGAGGGGCTGGCAAAAGACAAAACAGCGCCAAGTACAGCACGTGAGCTGAGCCAAGACCTGTCCGTAGGACTTCGACGGGAGTATAATCGGCTAGAAGCTGCAATTCGCGAGGGCAGGGACCCTACACAAGAGAAAGGTCACGACCACATGTTGAGATCCACACCCATCAGCACCGGACAGGCAAAGACCGCCAAGGAGGCTTTGGCGCAAACGGCAGTCAGCGTTGCCGCAAAAATCGCGAACCCTGCCGATCGGATTATCTTTGAGCAGGCCACCAAGGTGATTGGCAAAGTTGTCGGCCTGCAGCTGGATGCGCGTGCGGCGAAGGAGAAGGATCGCGGCCAGGACAATCGGAAGTCCACGTCGCTCGAGACAAAGTCCGCCGCCGGCCGCGACCACGTCGCGGAGCAGGGGACCCTGAACAAAACCTCGAACAATCGAACAATCGACGCAGCGCGCATCGCCAGCGCCAACGCCAGCCACGATGTTCGCGAGAACGACCGCGAGGAACGCGGCCGCGATCGGCAAGAAGAGCAGCAGCGCGATCGTGAAGTCGCGAAAACCATTAAGTTGCGCCCGCCGCAGGAAAAGGATCGCGACCGGAGCCGGTGA
- a CDS encoding ParA family protein, whose protein sequence is MRPLSLAISTFKGGAGKTTLCVNLAAEFAQQGHRTQLVDCDDQQTATRWYEVSKKRNMLPDDGRISHLQISSEDDFHGKLKSAPTVDIRVFDVGGYVHGRAVDVYEECDAVIIPIILEPTSATQAINVANILEEISKKRGGRRIPYAAMWNNVDMIALKSNRSLGEVIKILNYGKIPIVNSMIKKSNHYSDVVAGYGSLYTKLETIRNNPKLTPSARIRASESVLDSIDSIKMVNNEFINLLASEQPGQKKASNA, encoded by the coding sequence ATGCGACCTCTTTCACTGGCAATATCGACTTTCAAGGGTGGGGCAGGCAAGACAACGTTGTGCGTCAACCTGGCCGCTGAATTTGCCCAGCAGGGACACCGCACTCAACTGGTTGATTGCGACGACCAGCAAACGGCGACCCGTTGGTACGAAGTGTCAAAAAAGCGAAATATGCTTCCTGATGATGGACGGATCTCACATCTGCAGATTTCGTCCGAGGATGACTTCCATGGGAAATTGAAATCGGCCCCGACCGTCGACATTCGCGTGTTTGACGTTGGAGGCTACGTGCACGGCCGCGCCGTCGACGTCTATGAAGAATGCGACGCCGTCATCATTCCGATCATTCTGGAGCCCACCTCGGCCACCCAGGCAATCAATGTGGCAAATATCCTTGAGGAGATATCGAAGAAACGAGGCGGCCGCCGAATTCCGTATGCGGCAATGTGGAACAACGTCGACATGATCGCCCTAAAATCGAACCGCTCGTTAGGGGAGGTGATCAAAATCCTAAACTACGGCAAGATTCCGATCGTCAATTCAATGATCAAGAAGAGCAACCATTATAGCGACGTCGTGGCCGGATACGGTTCGCTCTACACCAAGCTGGAGACTATCCGGAACAATCCTAAACTCACGCCTTCGGCACGTATCCGCGCCTCGGAAAGCGTTCTGGACTCAATCGACTCGATCAAAATGGTCAACAACGAATTCATCAACCTTCTTGCGTCCGAGCAACCGGGCCAGAAGAAAGCGAGTAACGCCTGA
- a CDS encoding DUF2958 domain-containing protein — MTYKMFYELIPAEALERLKENYRKNLARERERLAPIDFHPVLKLWLPTGRAIWLVTEYDEDTASLFGLCDPGLGFPELGYISLDELQTIVGPCGVHADRDSTFIASRPLSEYAEEARCRGYIETFEKKGA, encoded by the coding sequence ATGACTTACAAGATGTTCTACGAACTGATCCCGGCCGAAGCGCTTGAACGGCTGAAGGAGAACTATCGCAAGAACCTGGCGCGTGAGCGCGAACGCCTCGCGCCGATCGACTTCCATCCGGTCCTGAAGCTTTGGCTGCCGACCGGCCGCGCCATCTGGCTGGTCACGGAGTACGATGAAGACACCGCCTCTCTATTCGGTCTCTGCGATCCTGGCTTGGGGTTCCCGGAATTAGGCTACATATCGCTGGATGAGCTTCAAACCATCGTAGGCCCATGCGGCGTTCATGCCGACCGCGATTCCACATTCATCGCCTCGCGACCCCTCTCGGAATACGCCGAAGAGGCTCGTTGCCGGGGCTACATCGAAACCTTCGAAAAGAAAGGAGCCTGA
- a CDS encoding Fic/DOC family protein, which translates to MSDQDPYCYPGTSVLINKFGARDQDTLDLREQVTTKKALRDLAKNPVKGNFDTEHLMEVHRRIFADVYPWAGQQRIYNMSKPEAVLGGHSVVYGDHKDMKQLLDRDTKDLGRLRWDDNNKAQSAAQFTKLISNVWQAHPFREGNTRTIGVFMHQFAKERGFELDRETMWPAASETRDFLAKATVGDGKDFAKRVLQAHQINKERNHPELGRITSMTAQALRMMGKPEIQFPKQGDELKGQVLTVSYNTALVANARGVHAFDVKNFAKTPQSNDRVNVSIEHAITARSKSDRGDEKDRSDDKSQRAQDKIPAKTVKLAPPKLSDRDRSR; encoded by the coding sequence ATGTCTGATCAAGACCCCTATTGCTATCCCGGCACATCGGTACTGATCAACAAATTCGGTGCGCGCGATCAGGATACGCTTGATCTGCGTGAGCAGGTCACCACGAAGAAAGCTCTCCGCGATCTAGCGAAGAACCCGGTGAAGGGCAATTTCGATACCGAACACCTTATGGAAGTTCATCGCCGAATCTTCGCCGATGTCTATCCCTGGGCCGGGCAACAGCGCATCTACAACATGTCAAAGCCAGAAGCGGTCCTCGGCGGCCATTCGGTCGTCTATGGTGATCACAAGGACATGAAGCAGCTGCTCGATCGCGACACAAAGGATCTCGGCAGGTTACGCTGGGACGACAACAACAAGGCTCAATCCGCGGCTCAGTTTACCAAGCTGATCAGCAACGTCTGGCAGGCTCACCCCTTTCGAGAAGGCAATACCCGCACAATCGGCGTATTCATGCACCAGTTCGCCAAGGAGCGCGGTTTCGAACTCGACCGCGAAACAATGTGGCCGGCTGCGAGCGAAACGCGTGATTTCCTGGCCAAGGCCACCGTTGGCGATGGCAAGGACTTTGCGAAACGCGTTCTGCAGGCTCACCAGATCAACAAAGAGCGCAACCACCCCGAACTCGGACGCATCACCAGCATGACCGCGCAGGCGCTTAGGATGATGGGCAAGCCCGAGATCCAGTTCCCCAAACAGGGTGACGAACTCAAGGGGCAGGTCCTAACCGTCAGCTACAACACCGCACTTGTCGCCAATGCTCGCGGCGTCCACGCCTTCGACGTGAAAAACTTCGCCAAGACGCCGCAATCCAATGATCGCGTCAACGTCTCCATCGAGCACGCCATCACTGCCAGAAGCAAGTCAGATCGTGGCGACGAGAAAGATCGAAGCGATGACAAATCGCAGCGCGCTCAGGACAAAATACCTGCCAAAACGGTCAAGCTCGCGCCTCCGAAATTGTCTGACCGCGACCGCTCCCGCTGA
- a CDS encoding DUF736 domain-containing protein — MSATIARLTANEKGFTGTLATLAIRCPISIVENVKSSNESQEPDYRVVASRNGFELGAAWVRTSQRTGAEYISVSLRAPEFGTLYANIAPAPGGKEGEFVMIWNPPAN; from the coding sequence ATGTCCGCCACCATCGCTCGCCTCACTGCCAACGAAAAAGGCTTCACCGGCACCCTCGCCACCCTCGCGATCCGCTGCCCGATCTCGATCGTCGAAAACGTCAAGAGCAGCAACGAAAGCCAGGAACCCGACTACCGCGTGGTCGCATCCCGCAACGGCTTCGAACTCGGCGCAGCCTGGGTTCGCACCTCGCAGCGCACCGGAGCCGAATACATCTCCGTCTCGCTCCGCGCCCCCGAGTTCGGTACCCTCTACGCCAACATCGCACCGGCCCCCGGCGGCAAGGAAGGCGAATTTGTCATGATCTGGAACCCGCCGGCCAACTAA
- a CDS encoding SprT-like domain-containing protein, whose translation MMKINPTKKPYSGLDHAYAVFNAELFGDELPSYLISIQRVKKAYGYFAGGRFGSKDGAFVTDEIALNPSHFSVRPTEQTLSTLVHEMVHLWQHHFGKPSRGGYHNREWAEKMHSVGLAPSSTGEPGGNETGQRVTHSLLSEDHSRPFMPSWRRKASTRSMSSWGRREKAGGASQEGGEQDML comes from the coding sequence ATGATGAAGATCAATCCGACGAAGAAACCCTATAGCGGGCTCGATCATGCCTATGCGGTGTTCAATGCGGAATTGTTTGGGGACGAGTTGCCGTCGTACCTCATAAGCATCCAGCGTGTGAAAAAGGCCTACGGCTATTTCGCTGGCGGTCGTTTCGGCTCGAAGGACGGCGCGTTCGTGACCGACGAAATTGCGCTGAACCCCTCGCATTTCAGCGTCCGCCCGACAGAACAGACCCTTTCGACGCTCGTGCATGAGATGGTGCATCTGTGGCAGCACCATTTCGGCAAGCCGTCGCGCGGCGGCTATCACAACCGCGAATGGGCGGAGAAAATGCATTCCGTGGGGCTCGCTCCGTCATCGACGGGAGAGCCTGGCGGCAACGAGACCGGACAGCGTGTCACGCACTCATTGCTCAGTGAGGACCATTCCAGACCGTTTATGCCAAGCTGGAGAAGGAAGGCTTCGACGCGCTCTATGTCGAGTTGGGGACGACGCGAAAAAGCAGGCGGCGCGTCGCAAGAAGGCGGCGAGCAAGACATGCTATAG
- a CDS encoding DUF6878 family protein, with protein MDEALARYDANLAAYRVLSAKMRLPNRAALFEALAAARISLIIVTVDRDDDDGRIEQIALITDDRSTRLPHGPITLSIPQWGLPDPVPLELSIPHAIARMAYDCLEQANGTCEADLSSPDKLVFNVAARSIVLVPRHGGKANA; from the coding sequence TTGGACGAAGCGCTTGCCCGATACGATGCAAATTTGGCCGCGTATCGCGTCCTCTCCGCCAAGATGCGCCTGCCAAACCGCGCCGCACTATTCGAAGCGCTCGCCGCAGCGCGCATCTCTCTCATTATCGTCACCGTCGACCGAGACGACGATGACGGTCGCATCGAGCAAATAGCGCTCATCACCGACGATCGGTCGACGCGGCTTCCCCACGGTCCCATCACCCTCTCAATCCCTCAATGGGGATTGCCGGACCCTGTCCCCCTCGAACTGTCAATTCCTCATGCGATCGCGCGCATGGCCTATGACTGCCTGGAGCAGGCCAACGGCACTTGCGAGGCCGACCTCTCCAGTCCGGACAAACTCGTTTTCAACGTTGCAGCCCGTTCGATCGTGCTCGTGCCCCGCCATGGAGGAAAAGCCAATGCCTGA
- a CDS encoding DUF3085 domain-containing protein produces the protein MRLTFPANKLRELLTAAESRWPLGLRPRWGIEDPAGFWLVGDQGVYLMHNGMATDEKQIVVYALECNPDSMPFDQWWAAKQATFGGDDGCEFIDAAVVRDAIAANSPLVFEFTETTISVFTEQRRH, from the coding sequence ATGCGACTGACTTTCCCCGCGAACAAATTGCGCGAACTGCTCACGGCAGCCGAATCCCGCTGGCCTTTGGGCCTGCGTCCTCGATGGGGTATCGAGGATCCAGCCGGCTTCTGGCTGGTCGGCGATCAGGGCGTCTACCTCATGCATAACGGCATGGCGACCGATGAAAAGCAGATCGTCGTCTACGCCCTGGAGTGCAATCCCGACTCCATGCCCTTCGATCAGTGGTGGGCCGCCAAACAGGCCACCTTCGGCGGTGATGACGGTTGCGAATTCATCGACGCCGCTGTCGTGCGCGATGCCATTGCCGCCAACAGCCCGCTTGTCTTCGAGTTCACCGAAACCACGATTTCGGTTTTCACCGAACAACGCCGGCATTGA
- a CDS encoding ParB/RepB/Spo0J family partition protein: protein MTNPTIAMIPLNKLSLSPLNVRKTAASEEDDNELYASIKANGIKQNLLVYKSANGYLVHAGGRRFTVLERLVTEGEYQADKEIPCIIETKKQAEETSLIENFVRAGMHPADEAEAFNALEKKGWSREEIANRFGVTLNFVDRRMKLARVSPVIIEAFRANKMTLECVQAFSITDDHGRQKEVWEEYTNSPYAPYPSNIKSALTQRTYHGNSKLALFVGVETYQAAGGTVLRDLFSDNNSVHLADGGLLEKLAGEKLQATADELAKEWKWVAVEVEVAYDAFRSFGRVYPEPVEPDPALVKEFEDLETRLGAFSNEYDEETWTDELQAEEDAASERLEEIRKIIADSATFTAEQKAIAGVVVTVDHGGDLRTEAGLVRPEDLPKKKSGEDEDEGDSAGPDIQMPASTTRTIDANNDPATDARKQQGVSMSLAEELRATRHQILQAHLAADFTTAFDVMLYSMCFRTLRNSSSRSTPVNVSITHAETWRNRDAIKDTVAARMLQATRDGLNVEWLSLASPHDFEAMCALPDADKQALFAWCSAHGVIQQLATDTGANPIIEVIGHRMAIDAAACWRPTAANYWGKTKKDHAIKVSRELIGDRWADDKAKDKKPVIAASMEQAFSEDPRAAAGLTPDTAAKTSTWLPDGMAFTGSFIERAPAPDYSSHDYNDLDTEDNEDRETDVDGADDADPEDELQEHEQVVDEDDDIPAFLKENAA, encoded by the coding sequence AGACGGCTGCGAGCGAAGAGGACGACAACGAGCTTTATGCCAGCATCAAAGCCAACGGCATCAAGCAGAACCTCCTCGTCTACAAGTCCGCAAACGGCTATCTCGTCCATGCCGGCGGACGCCGCTTCACCGTGCTCGAGCGCCTGGTCACTGAAGGCGAATATCAGGCCGACAAGGAAATCCCCTGCATCATCGAAACCAAAAAGCAGGCCGAGGAAACCTCCCTCATCGAAAATTTCGTTCGGGCCGGCATGCACCCGGCCGACGAGGCCGAGGCGTTCAACGCCCTTGAAAAGAAGGGCTGGTCTCGCGAAGAAATCGCCAACCGCTTCGGTGTCACCCTCAACTTCGTCGACCGCCGCATGAAGCTCGCTCGCGTCTCTCCCGTCATCATCGAGGCGTTCCGCGCCAACAAGATGACGCTCGAATGCGTGCAGGCCTTCTCGATCACCGACGATCACGGCCGACAGAAGGAGGTCTGGGAGGAATACACGAACAGCCCCTACGCGCCCTATCCGAGCAACATCAAGTCAGCCCTGACGCAGCGCACCTATCACGGCAATTCCAAGCTTGCCCTCTTCGTCGGCGTCGAGACCTACCAGGCCGCCGGCGGCACGGTGCTCCGTGACCTCTTCTCCGACAACAACAGCGTCCATCTCGCTGATGGCGGTCTGCTGGAAAAACTTGCCGGCGAAAAGCTGCAGGCGACAGCCGACGAACTCGCCAAGGAATGGAAATGGGTCGCAGTTGAAGTCGAAGTCGCCTATGACGCCTTCCGCTCCTTCGGTCGCGTCTATCCGGAACCGGTCGAACCGGATCCCGCACTCGTCAAGGAATTCGAGGACCTCGAAACTCGTCTCGGAGCGTTTTCGAACGAGTATGACGAGGAGACCTGGACGGACGAGCTGCAGGCTGAGGAAGACGCCGCCTCCGAGCGCCTTGAGGAAATCCGGAAGATCATTGCCGACAGCGCGACCTTTACGGCCGAGCAGAAGGCGATCGCCGGTGTTGTCGTCACCGTTGATCATGGTGGTGATCTGCGCACCGAGGCCGGCCTTGTCCGTCCCGAAGACCTCCCCAAAAAGAAGTCTGGCGAGGATGAAGACGAAGGCGACAGCGCCGGTCCGGACATTCAGATGCCGGCCTCAACGACCCGCACGATCGATGCGAACAATGATCCGGCAACTGACGCTCGCAAGCAGCAAGGCGTCTCGATGTCGCTTGCTGAGGAACTGCGCGCCACGCGCCATCAGATTCTGCAGGCACATCTCGCCGCTGACTTCACCACCGCCTTCGACGTAATGCTCTATTCGATGTGCTTCCGCACCCTGCGCAACTCGTCCTCTCGTTCGACACCAGTCAATGTGTCGATCACGCACGCCGAGACATGGCGCAACCGCGATGCCATCAAGGATACCGTCGCCGCCCGCATGCTTCAGGCAACTCGCGACGGGCTCAACGTCGAATGGCTATCGCTCGCAAGCCCGCACGACTTCGAAGCCATGTGCGCGCTGCCCGACGCCGACAAACAGGCTCTTTTCGCCTGGTGCTCGGCACACGGCGTCATCCAGCAGCTCGCAACCGACACCGGCGCCAATCCGATCATCGAGGTCATCGGTCACCGCATGGCAATTGATGCCGCCGCTTGCTGGAGGCCCACGGCTGCAAACTATTGGGGCAAGACCAAGAAGGACCATGCCATCAAGGTCTCCCGCGAACTGATCGGCGATCGGTGGGCCGACGACAAGGCCAAGGACAAGAAGCCGGTCATTGCCGCCAGCATGGAACAGGCCTTCAGCGAGGATCCGCGCGCCGCAGCCGGCCTCACCCCGGACACGGCTGCCAAAACCTCCACCTGGCTGCCCGACGGCATGGCCTTCACCGGCTCCTTCATCGAGCGGGCTCCGGCACCGGATTATTCGTCGCACGATTACAATGATCTTGACACGGAAGACAACGAAGACCGGGAAACCGACGTCGATGGAGCTGACGACGCCGATCCCGAGGACGAGCTTCAGGAACACGAGCAGGTTGTCGACGAAGACGATGATATTCCCGCTTTCCTGAAAGAAAATGCGGCCTGA